From Mycosarcoma maydis chromosome 16, whole genome shotgun sequence, a single genomic window includes:
- a CDS encoding uncharacterized protein (related to palmitoyl-protein thioesterase 1), giving the protein MRVSTSVALLGSLAASVFLLSSSVEAVPFSLLPKPHPLVIWHGLGDSAHSEGIESFMSQLKEAFPGLYVHSVTQDASNDSEDRRQGFFGHVNDQVQKACEQLASIDELRNGFDAIGFSQGGQFLRAYVQRCNAPKVRNLVTFGSQHMGIADLPACGPADLLCRVAEAALRGGIYTDYAQSHLVSAQYYRNPKDPRAFASYLEKNDFIKDINNEGNQINTTYAKNLASLENFVMLMFDKDTTVEPRQSSWFASYPIRNGTDSLEQGDPDEPTPLRQSSIYLDDRIGLRQLDRRGSLIMELCHGLHMQIDAACQLKVFGKYVGTSGSRFSGSLARWIDHSWRLALYNTTGWRVEETGGLMLTQSLLFVGLFVVVRLLFVMLVRAIDAASRTRTHHDNPGPIRLP; this is encoded by the coding sequence ATGCGCGTCTCAACAAGCGTGGCTCTGCTCGGGTCCCTTGCCGCCTCGGTTTTCTTACTGTCGAGTTCAGTTGAGGCCGTTCCATTCTCGTTACTTCCCAAACCTCATCCTCTTGTCATCTGGCATGGTCTTGGAGATAGCGCGCACTCGGAAGGAATCGAGTCGTTCATGTCGCAGCTTAAAGAGGCTTTTCCGGGCCTCTACGTGCATTCGGTCACGCAGGACGCATCAAACGACTCGGAGGACCGCAGACAGGGGTTTTTTGGTCATGTCAATGATCAAGTGCAAAAGGCGTGCGAACAGCTCgcttcgatcgacgagcttcgcAATGGATTCGACGCCATTGGCTTCTCACAGGGCGGACAGTTCCTTCGAGCATATGTGCAGCGCTGCAACGCTCCAAAAGTACGCAACCTGGTCACTTTTGGCAGTCAACATATGGGCATTGCCGATCTACCCGCTTGCGGTCCCGCGGATTTGCTCTGCCGCGTTGCCGAAGCCGCACTGCGAGGAGGCATCTACACCGACTATGCGCAGTCGCATCTTGTCTCTGCCCAGTACTATCGCAACCCCAAGGATCCCAGAGCATTCGCTTCCTACTTGGAAAAAAACGATTTCATCAAGGACATCAATAACGAAGGTAACCAGATCAACACCACGTATGCCAAGAATCTTGCTTCGCTCGAAAACTTTGTCATGCTCATGTTTGACAAGGACACCACCGTCGAACCCAGGCAATCCTCTTGGTTCGCCTCGTATCCTATCCGCAACGGAACCGATTCACTCGAACAAGGCGATCCGGATGAACCGACGCCATTGCGACAGAGTTCCATCTACCTCGACGACCGGATCGGTCTGCGacaactcgatcgacgaggttcGCTCATCATGGAGCTGTGTCATGGATTGCACATGCAGATCGATGCTGCATGTCAGCTCAAGGTGTTTGGAAAGTACGTCGGCACATCTGGCTCGCGTTTCAGCGGCTCGTTGGCCAGATGGATCGACCACAGTTGGCGCTTGGCGCTCTACAACACCACGGGTTGGCGCGTCGAGGAGACTGGCGGGCTCATGCTCACGCAGAgcttgctcttcgtcgGCCTGTTTGTGGTCGTCCGATTGCTGTTTGTGATGCTTGTGCGtgccatcgatgctgcaTCTCGTACGCGCACCCATCACGATAATCCCGGCCCGATTCGTCTTCCCTAG